The nucleotide sequence GTTTATAACATTTCTTCTCTACTCAGTAAGTGGCTCTTAATTACCGAGACAGCCGCCAGCTTTCATTCATTACCTTCAAGTGGGTTTAaagttttttctcattttaaagttcCTTTGCCAAGCAACCTTCACGGTAATGCTGTCGGGTACGTGTTCAAAAGCCTACCATGCTCAGGGCTTTTCTGCGTTTACATGAAACAGTTTGTTTTAAGgaggttgttttgttttaatttgtaggAGCAACGGTTGGATTATAAATTAATTTCCATGAAAGAGGTGAAAATAGAGCTAGTGGAGCTGATAGGAGTTGCAGCAGTTGACTTGAAAGACATTCTTTTATTAGTCCTGAAACAAAGCTTTAGATCCGCCGCTAGTTAAATGTAACAAGCAATACAGAATCTCAGTCAACAGAGGCCCTTGTCTTTTATTAAGACCCAGCTGTTAAAGGGTCATTTGGTTCTTCCTGTGGAAAACAACCCCCCCATTAATGTTCAGGGTGGTCCCTTGACAGGATTTCTGAGTAAGTGCCTGACATTTAGTTTTTGAAAGGATCTGAAGCCGGGGGACTTGGACGTTGAGACTTATCAGAAGTAATGGGTTCAACTTTAAATTCGTTAAGTATGCCACAACGTATGCCTGAAATGCTGCCATCAGCTAAATGAACTGACTTACAGGGCTACTGTAAAGGATTCGGGGGCATAAACCTCGTGGATGTCAGATCACTATAACTGGGAAGAGACTATACATGAAATTAATGCACTTCTCCGATGTGATGTTCCTTGTGTGATATGTTGTGATGTGATGTATCTTGTTGCTATTTACAGTGTAAGTCTTACATTATTTTGAGTGGCCCCTGTTCCAGTGTCTGAGAACACCACAGTGAGGTCGACTTTTGCTTTTTCTGCCCTAGGCTATTTGCTTTCTCGAAGAGAGGGCCAAGCAGGGTCTCCTGAAAAGCCACTCTCCGATCTAGGCCGTCTCTCCTACCTGGCCTACTGGAAGAGTGTCATCTTAGAATATCTCTACCACCACCACGAGCGGCATATCAGCATCAAGGCCATCAGCAGAGCTACGGGCATGTGCCCCCATGACATCGCCACCACTCTGCAGCACCTCCACATGATTGACAAGAGAGATGGCCGGTGAGCACCCGTGCCCTGGGCGACCCAGCTGCCTCATAACCATCTTACCCCAGAAAGGGTCCCTAAAGTTAGGCAGATTCATTCTATTTAAATATTAGAGGTTCCCCAACAATATTATAAAAACTTTTCTCctaaaaagaaaacaggcagTGACACTTCTTTGCTAGTCAAATTTCAGTTTGCTCCACGTTTTCATGGATGAGCTTTCTGATTTTTTCTAACCCAGGTAATGTTAGTGCTAGCAGAGATCAATATCTGAAGGTGAAATGAAATTTCGGCTTTTGATTGCACTTTTTTCTGCCTCCTCACATTACAGATTTGTCATCATTAGACGGGAAAAGTTGATATTGGGCCACATGGAAAAGTTGAAAACCTGTTCCCGGACCAATGAACTTGATCCAGAGAGTCTGAGGTGGACCCCAATCTTAATCTCTAATGCTGCAGTTTCTGAAGAAGAACGAGAAGCCGAAAAAGAGGTAATTTGGGTTCATCAACCTAAGTTGTGTAATTTCAATCTTGTAGCATTTTTAAGCTAAGGTCATTAACATCATTGTCAAAAGCTTGGTTATGTAGAGAGAGCTTGTGAAATGATATGGCACTAATTTATCCTAAGTGAGGTTGCATGGTAAGACATGATAATTTTATTGAATTGAGTATGAAAAATGAAACGTTTATCATTGATCACAAAGCAGCATTTTTCACTACTGACAGCATGTAATCAGATCAAATTTGGTGCTGAGCTCCAAGACTGCAGTGTCAATCGATTCATTGTGTTTATGAACTTGCTTAGAGTGCTCCATGCCAGTGAGCATGTAATGTAGTGATAAGGACTCAAATCAATTCGCTGCATCATTAATACTGCTAAATATCCCATGAAACCCAATCTTCTTTGATTTGTTATCCTAACTGATGCAAAAGAGTTCTGAGATGATGCAGCTGGAATGCTGCTTGACTGGCTGATTATCCTGATCAGAAACGACTTAGAGAGCCTTTGCCTTTGATCCTTAAAGGCTCTGACTGTGTAACTGCCCTCACGCTGACCCGCCATTTTTACCTCCCCCTTAGGCCGAGCGGCTAATGGAACAAGCCAGCTGCTGGGAAAAAGAGGAGCAAGAAATCCTGTCATCTAGAGCTAACAGTAGGCAATCACCTGCAAAAGTACAAtcgaaaaataaatatttgcattcCCCGGAGAGCCGGCCAGTGGCAGGGGAGCGAGGGCAGCTGATGGAGCTGTCTAAAGAGAGCagtgaagaagaggaggaagaggaagaggaagaggaggaggaggaagaagaggaggaggaggaggaagaggaagaagaggaagaggaagaaaatatccAAAGCTCTCCTCCAAGATTGACTAAACCACAGTCAGTTGCCATAAAGAGAAAGGTATGtgtctgtttagattttctgtCTTGTGAGTCAGTTTCAATCAAATCTTATTTGTCATCGCAAACATTCTATTAGTATTTGTTTCACTCTCCATTCTTTAGATGTAGTTTATTTGTATCCAGTCCCACCGATCATATATCCTCATCATCTATCTTACAGTCATGATTGTGTTTACTCTgtggtttggtggtgctgtgACGGGAAACCAGGGACAGGCGGCTTGCTAGTCTGGTAGCTACTGCCACCTGCTGGTTTGCGGGACTGGAGTAAATCAGGCTGTGGGAACAGGAAAGGGCCCAGGGGAGCACTTAACCACTCTCCAGTCAATTTTGATGAAAACCTCAAGGCCTAGAGAGGATAGGAGACTTGTCCAAGGTCGCACAAATCATTAGAGATGGAGCCAGAACCAGACAAATGCTCAGACTCCAAGCCCAGTGCTCctgatgccatttccttctcttgtccTTGGCATAGAATTGTCAGAGGGTATTTTAAGTTTAATGCCATAAGTTTAATGCTGGTATTTTGCATTTGTGCAAGTACAGATTCTTGACAAGTCTCCAGTCGTCGTAGCCTGGTGGTTTCTATAGGTACACATTCCCGGTGCAGAAGTTAGAAAATTGATTTTGTCTTTAGGTAACCGCTCAACCCAGATCTGCTGTCTTTGTCTTCAGTGTCTTTACACACAGACACGCAGAGGGGCCAGATAGTGTAGGATATTCTAATAGAATGCAAGTTAAGGCTCTGCCCCAAGGCCCCACTGTGTGGTTTCTGTCAAAGCCCCTGCTGTTCTGACTTCCAGGGTGGTTGGTGCTCCATCATCTGAACCTGACTGCGTTTAAGTGGAAGGGCAGCTGGGGGAGGTACAAGAAGAGCATCCCACAGAGTGGACTTTAGGCTTCTGAATCATGTTTTGATTTCTACAAGGAACATGTATCcatgtattatgtatataacaAAAGAAGTTTGCTTCAAAAATAACAAAGCCCAGAATTATCCAAGGAGTGTTAAGTGCCTACCATCACACAAAAGGACTCAACCTAAAGAAAACCGGTTCTGCATATTGGCTAAACTCATGTTTGGGAAAATTCTAATGGATTGGAGAGAGCAGGCTGACTGAAGGGATTAATAATCATAAATAACTAAAATACAGAATATGACTACCAAAATTTATATGTGCACTTCGGTGAACATCCGGACAGTTAAAAATGTGAGACGCAGTAATTCTTGGATATAGTTTACCTAGAGTTTGAGTTTTAATCAAGCATTTTATACTCGTCTTTGCAATGTACTTTCAGTGATTTTTCAGACCCATTATTGACAGATTACATCTTAGCAGCAAATCTACCTGTTATTCTTATACTTGGATTTTCTATCATTGAGTACATCttgcttggaaaaaaattttttttttttttttggaaaaaatattttatgttttcaattATGGAAAGTCATTTGTGCCAACCTCTAATGCAATTAGAAAAAATTGTTATATCTTACATAAGTAAGACACATTCCACAtgtctttacattttctttagaTGCCGTccatgttaaaatattttgtaaaattatcAGCTGCCCTCATCCTTGCAAGCCACCAGTACATGACTCTTAACGTTGTCTGCAGAGTAATTCTTTCTTCAAGtagtctctcttctttccttctcattgTTCCTGAATTCCTGTGAGATGGGGAATGAGGGGCTAGGCTTGTGTACCGTCATGTGTCTTACAGTGCCGTGGACATAGTGGGTGCTCCTTGAACAGTTATCCAGTATTAAAATGAGTGACCCAGTGGCTAGTTGACTGTTGAAACACTCACAGAGATGCTGATGTCCATGATGATTTAATCACTGTAACGTATAGGATTTTGAAGCCAGCAGGTACTACTCGAAAAGAATATGCCAGGAAAGCAAAccttagcttttaaaaatccacagTGCAGCTGCTAGGATGTTCCCTCTCAAAGCATCTGCTTGAGTAAACAACTGTTTTATTTGGAAAACACTTGTCTGTGTAGTAGGCGCCCGAGAGGGATGTTAAACATCAAATGGAAGGTTAAGTACAAAGGCATTACAGAAGTCTTTACGTGTAAGTCTCAGACACGCATTCAGTACATGTTTGCCGCACATCGACTCAGCAATGTAATTTCTCATGAGCTCTGATGTATTATGTTTGGAATTAATTTCAGAGGCCTTTTGTACTAAAGAAGAAAAGGGGTCGTAAACGCAGGAGGATCAACAGCAGTGTAACAACTGAGACCATTTCTGAGACGACAGAAGTACTGAATGAGCCCTTTGACAACTCAGATGAAGAGAGGCCAATGCCACAGCTGGAGCCTACCTGTGAGATTGAAGTGGAGGAGGATGGCAGGAAGCCAGTGCTGAGAAAAGCATTCCAACATCAGCCTGGGAAGAAAAGACAGACAGAGGACGAGGAAGGAAAAGACAATCATTGCTTTAAGAATACTGACCCTTGTAGAAGTAAGTGGAGGAATTATAAAAACCTTACCCTTGTGAGTTTCTGTCTGTTATTGCCAAAAACCAGGCACCTGAATTCTACCCAAAGGCATCTCTGAGGTGATACCGACCCACCAGAAATAAGTGCTCATCTGTCCTTTCTCATTCATAAAAGGTTCTATCCCTTCTTCCTGGAATTGGATTTTATGTTAAACAACTTCTAAGGCCAGAACATCCCTCTAGGTGGGTTCATCTTACTTTCCAGAAATTGGCTTATCCTCAAAAACTTTGAAGTCTGTCAATAAGAAACACATTGCACTTCCTTGATTCTAATATGTACTTTTTTTGACATTTAATACTTCTGAAATCAagtatacattattattattattattattgatgtgAACACTGAATGTTTTTCCCTGGAAAACAAATGTTAGTAAATTGATGATGAATCATAATCAATGGTGTCTTCGGAGATGTTCTTACCAAGAATCATCTAAACCTACCCACACCATCACTATTAGCTTTGATAATATAGGATAATGTGTAAATCAGGAAATTATCTttcctttcaaattactgtttAACAGTTGCTGTTGCAGAGACATCCCACCCCATCTTCTAAAAAAACGAAACATTATTGACTCCTCTTTGATGCCCTATTTAAAAGAAACCATCCCTTGCCTGTTGGGCTGGGAACTTGAGCTCCCAGCTGAATGATGAGGATTTGTGGGACATTCTTTCTACTCTCCAGTTGAAATGACTCTATTCAGAACCTTACTTTATTTTAGTCTAGAGAACAGGCCATCTCACTTTCCTGGAAACCACCGGTTATCACTCTTGCCTTTGAAAAGCCACAATTTTAAGAACATGAACAGGCAGCTCCTTGACTTTCTGAATTAACAGCAATGCTATTGCTACATACCTGTTTTGCAGAGGCAATGACATCTCACTCTGGGTATGGAGGAACCAAGCCTTTTCATTAGTCATTTTTTGGCATGGAATTTGAACCTTATTCCACTTTTTAGCTGTGTTCTCAGGAGTCTATACATGAATCATCACTGCCTTCATTCTCTCCTTTGTGCCACTTGCCTTAACAAATTCCAAGTGGCTGTATTATACCTGATTCCTTTCAGgatcttctttcttaaaaaatagttattagAAATTTCATCTTCTGATTAGCAGAGTTTTCCTAAAAAGGCTAGTATATCTAGTAGCATGTGGAGTAAGAATTGGAGTCCAGAGTCACTGGCGTGCCTGTTCCCTGTTTGTGCGAATAGAAATGAAACCATTTGAACATCATGAGAGATCTGTTAACTGGGTATTGTACTTTGCACTTCTGAAGGAATCAGTCTATAGTACACATCTTTTCAGTTAGCCAATTTGAATGTAATACATACAGGTAAGTTTACGTGTAATCCTTTTATTAATAAGTGAGCTCAGTGTTTACCCTGCTCTGCGCTGACTGGATTAGAAACCACTCCATTCTGGCAAAAGGGATCTCTGTTCCTCACTGGTTATTAATTAGATCTTGTTTTATTCTCCAAAACAGTGTTTCTAATAAGACTATTTCTCTTTATgaagctttttctttaaattgaatcCTCTAGGAGAtcagtggggcttcccatgtggtgctagtggtaaagaacctgcctgccagtgcaggggatgtaagagacatggtttgatccctgggttgggaagatcccctggaggagggcatggcagcccactccagtattcttgtctggagagtcccatggacagaggagcctggtgggctacagtccaaggggtcacaaagagtcagacacaactggatcaactgagcatgcatgcaggagaTCGATATGatcattaattttataaagatATTAAGACTTGTGTGTTTTATGTTtgcatttattcatatatttacttgtttgcttgcttatgtttatataaatatatatatatttattttatagaaattatgttcatacatacatacaactaACAGTAAAAATAAGATTAGCTGATCTAAAATGAACCTGACAGTTATGGTTTGtttcttatttaatattcaaaCCATACACATTTGCACATGGATCCAAAATGCAGTGTGGATAGAATTAGTGATAAAAAGAATACttgtattttaaatgttcaataatttCAAGGTAATTACATTATAGTGTGTGTCAGGCAGAAATGATCCTGGAGTAGATTAGAAATGTGTTTATGTTTTGgttatttagttagttatttgTTTCAGAGGtacatagtttatttttatgcCAGAGAGAATAttcaaatcaaagaaaataatgtCATCTGAGATCATTTCAAACCAGTAAATGTCCACAAGCAGAAGTTCACTTTCTCAGGATAAATATGCAAGCTAGGCTTCTATTCCTTTCTCTAGTTTAGTGGTGATTGGGATATGAGCTAACTTTAACCTCTTTCCCCTGCATTTCCtaatttgcaaatattcaaaATGATCCTTTTCACATTGTGGAATTCCAGGCTTTTGTGTTAGAGAATATTTTGTTAAACTGAAATAAACTTATTATAGTtgcttatataataatataagcaCATTATTATTCATGTGCTTCCTATAAAAAAGCACAACCTTCTGTAAAGAATGGGTTATGTGGGGGGGTGGGTAGGTATATGGTGTGTGCAGCATGTACTGTTCTCCAGACCTAGGTTATTtcctcagttgttttttttttaaccacaatattattctttattagTTTTATTGTATCTTTAGCATCAAAGCTTAAAGTGCTAAATCGAAAATCAGTATTTGATAAATTATTTAGAAGAATGAATTCAAATTATttatggtgatgctttctaagattttattctccttcctccccctttcTGTCTCCTCGCTAAGACAATATGGATGATGGTGCAAATAACTTGAAAGAAGCCAGTAGAGACAATCCCGAACCTCTGAAGTGCAAACAGTGGCCAAAAGGAACAAAGCGTGGTCTGTCTAAGTGGAGGCCAAACAAAGAGAGGAAGACTGGATTTAAACTGAACTTGTACACCCCGCCAGAAACACCCATGGAGCCTGATGACCAGGTAACAGTGGAAGAACAGAAGGAGACTCCAGCAGACAAAACCAGCCCCCCTTCCACCAGGATTGAGGAGGGGGTCGAGGAAGCCGTGGAACCCCTGCTGCCTCAGGACGAAAACGGAAGGGAGGAGACGTGTGCACCTATAAGTCCAAATAAATCACCAGCTGGAAAACCTGAAGACGATGTAGTCAAacctgaggaggaagaggaggaggaagaagaagaggaagaggaaggaaatgtaGAAAAAGACCCCAGTGGTGCCAAGAGTCAGGAAAAAGAGGAGCCAGAAGTCTGCATGGACAAAGAAGACCCTGTGCGTTTAGATGATCacgaagaggaggaggaagaggaggaagagccaTCTCACAACGAGGGGCATGATGCCGATGATGAGGATGACAGTCACATGGAGTCTGCTGAAGTGGAGAAGGAAGAACACCCAAGAGAAGCCTTCAAAGAAGTACTGGAAAACCAGGAGGCTTTTTTAGACCTTAGTGTCCAGCCTAGTCATTCAAACCCAGAGGTCCTAATGGACTGTGGTGTTGACCTCCCAGCTTCATGTAATAGTGAACCTAAGGAGCTTACTGGAGCCACTGAAACTGCCCCTGAATCTGATGAGGAACCCCCAGGAGAGCAGGCACAGAAGCAGGACCAAAAGAACAGTGAAGAAGTAGATACTGAGTTCAAAGAGGGAAACACAGCCACCTTGGAAATAGACTCTGAGACCGTCCAAGCGGTTCAGTCCTTGACCCAGGAGAACGGTGAACAGGATGACACCTTTCAGGATTGTGCCGAGACTCAAGAGGCCTGTAGAAGCCTACAGAACTACACCCATGCAGACCAAAGCCCACAGATCTCCGCCACTCTAGATGACTGCCAGCAGTCAGACCACAGCAGCCCAGTTTCATCCGTCCATTCCCACCCTGGCCAGTCAGTACGTTCTGTCAGTAGCCCAAGCGTCCCTGCCCTGGAAAACAGCTATGCCCAAATCAGCCCAGATCAAAGTGCCATCTCAGTGCCATCTCTGCAGAACATGGAAACCAGTCCAATGATGGACGTCCCGTCCGTTTCGGATCATTCGCAGCAAGTCGTGGACAGCGGGTTTAGTGACCTGGGCAGTATCGAGAGCACAACCGAGAACTACGAAAACCCAAGCAGCTATGATTCTACCATGGGCGGCAGCATTTGTGGAAATGGCTCTTCACAGAACAGCTGCTCCTACAGCAACCTCACCTCCAGCAGTCTGACACAGAGCAGCTGTGCTGTCACCCAGCAGATGTCCAACATCAGTGGGAGCTGCAGCATGCTGCAGCAGAGCAGCATCAGCTCCCCCCCGACCTGCAGCGTCAAGTCTCCTCAAGGCTGTGTGGTGGAGAGGCCCCCAAGCGGCAGCCAGCAGCTGGCGCAGTGCAGCATGGCCGCTAACTTCACACCGCCCATGCAGCTGGCTGAGATCCCCGAGACCGGCAATGCCAACCTTGGCTTATATGAACGGATGGGTCAGAGTGATTTTGGGGCTGGGCATTACCCACAGCCGTCAGCCACCTTCAGCCTTGCCAAACTACAGCAGTTAACTAATACACTTATTGATCATTCATTGCCTTACAGCCATTCCGCTGCTGTAACTTCCTATGCAAACAGTGCCTCTTTGTCCACACCATTAAGTAACACAGGGCTTGTTCAGCTTTCTCAGTCTCCACACTCCGTCCCTGGGGGACCCCAAGCACAAGCTACCAtgaccccaccccccaacctgaCTCCTCCTCCAATGAATCTGCCACCGCCTCTGTTGCAACGGAACATGGCTGCGTCAAATCTTGGCATCTCCCACAGCCAAAGACTGCAAACCCAGATTGCCAGCAAGGGCCACGTCTCCATGAGAACCAAATCGGCGTCTCTGTCACCAGCCGCTGCCACCCATCAGTCGCAAATCTATGGGCGCTCCCAGACTGTAGCCATGCAGGGTCCTGCACGGACTTTAACGATGCAGAGGGGCATGAACATGAGTGTGAACCTGATGCCATCCCCAGCCTACAATGTCAACTCTGTGAACATGAACATGAACACCCTCAATGCCATGAACGGGTACAGCATGTCCCAGCCGATGATGAATAGTGGCTACCACAGCAATCATGGCTACATGAATCAGACGCCCCAGTACCCTATGCAGATGCAGATGGGCATGATGGGCACCCAGCCATATGCCCAGCAGCCAATGCAGACCCCGCCCCACAGTAACATGATGTACACGGCCCCCGGACACCATGGCTACATGAACACAGGCATGTCCAAACAGTCTCTCAATGGGTCCTACATGAGACGGTAGGCAACATGGGCAGTCACAAAACCCCTGGGCATCTCTCGGATTGATCTGCACAAATACCTTCTAAGAGTACGATTTCAAAACCAGCAATTGGTGTGAATGCAAAAACATTTGTTGGcaccatttattattaaaaaaaaaaaaaagctgtatgcAGCAGAAAGCCTtataaagttgtttttctttttatctttttttttttttcctttttcttttttggtaccTTTGTTTCTGTTACTTTTATATGAAATTCTCTGCAAAGGAAGGCCTCTCTTTGGACTACATATGGAGGCAGCCACTCGCTGTGACTGCTTCCATTAAACAATGTGGATATcaagccccgccccgccccaaaTTATCTGTTTTAATACTGAACCTAGAgcgttttttttttcctccctgtccACTCCATGTAAATGCCTTGACCATTTTCAGTTATTGTATATTTTGTTGAGGTGACACTTCAGCATGCCGCTAATGTCTTTGTTAGTGACAGTGCATTTTGTAGTACTGTACAAGTGTTGTGCTAACAGTAAGCCATTTCTTAAGTTTTTTGCCTTGATTAGGGTGCCCTAATttgagggtttaaaaaaaaaaaactatatttttgttaattataAAACTGTAAAGAGCTATAAAAGCTATTCCCATTTGGTTAGTCAAAAGGGTTTTATTGCTAAATGTTTGGTGTAAAGTTGAGACCCTTTTCCATTTTGGTGACagatttctttgggggaaaaaaggcagctttctgttttataaatgcagACTTCTGTTTATTGAATGAAGCATATCTCAGTGTTTATCTGTCAGGTTTTGAAACATTTCATATATGTCCAAATACTTggcaggatttaaaaaaatagtgaatttGGTGTAAAGTTGCTATTTTATGGAAATGCCTCTAACTTTACATTTTCATTCCATCTGTAGATTTTTctatctttataaaatattggagttattttttaaggaaaaatagagAAGTAGCTTGTGAATAGCTCAAACTAAGCTTACAAATCGCAtgtaaaaaaggcaaaaaaaaagttatttgtgTCTGTTTATATCGCTTCCTTTTTTGTAGCCTTTGTACCTGTACAGGGTGACTGTAAGGGCC is from Bubalus bubalis isolate 160015118507 breed Murrah chromosome 4, NDDB_SH_1, whole genome shotgun sequence and encodes:
- the KAT6B gene encoding histone acetyltransferase KAT6B isoform X1; protein product: MVKLANPLYTEWILEAIQKIKKQKQRPSEERICHAVSTSHGLDKKTVSEQLELSVQDGSVLKVTNKGLASYKDPDNPGRFSSVKPGTFPKSTKGSRGSCNDLRNVDWNKLLRRAIEGLEEPNGSSLKNIEKYLRSQSDLTSTTTNPAFQQRLRLGAKRAVNNGRLLKDGPQYRVNYGGLDGKGAPKCPSAFPSSLPPVSLLPHEKDQPRADPIPICSFCLGTKESNREKKPEELLSCADCGSSGHPSCLKFCPELTTNVKALRWQCIECKTCSACRIQGKNADNMLFCDSCDRGFHMECCDPPLSRMPKGMWICQVCRPKKKGRKLLHEKAAQIKRRYAKPIGRPKNKLKQRLLSVTSDEGSMNAFTGRGSPGRGQKTKVCTTPSSGHAASGKDSSSRLAVTDPTRPGATTKITTTSTYISASTLKVNKKTKGLIDGLTKFFTPSPDGRRSRGEIIDFSKHYRPRKKVSQKQPCTSHVLAPGTTQKLKPPLSSLPPPTPISGQSPSSQKSSTSVSSTSPQSSSSQSSVPSFSSLTNNSQLKALFDGLSHIYTTQGQSRQKGHPSYAPPKRMRRKTEFPLTAKSKAHFFGKRDIRSRFISHSSSSSWGMARGRIFKAIAHFKRTTFLKKHRMLGRLKYKVTPQMGTPSPGKGSLTDGRIKPDQDDDTEIKISIKQESTDINVIGNKDTVTEEDLDVFKQAQELSWEKIECESGVEDCGRYPSVIEFGKYEIQTWYSSPYPQEYARLPKLYLCEFCLKYMKSKNILLRHSKKCGWFHPPANEIYRRKDLSVFEVDGNMSKIYCQNLCLLAKLFLDHKTLYYDVEPFLFYVLTKNDEKGCHLVGYFSKEKLCQQKYNVSCIMIMPQHQRQGFGRFLIDFSYLLSRREGQAGSPEKPLSDLGRLSYLAYWKSVILEYLYHHHERHISIKAISRATGMCPHDIATTLQHLHMIDKRDGRFVIIRREKLILGHMEKLKTCSRTNELDPESLRWTPILISNAAVSEEEREAEKEAERLMEQASCWEKEEQEILSSRANSRQSPAKVQSKNKYLHSPESRPVAGERGQLMELSKESSEEEEEEEEEEEEEEEEEEEEEEEEEEEEENIQSSPPRLTKPQSVAIKRKRPFVLKKKRGRKRRRINSSVTTETISETTEVLNEPFDNSDEERPMPQLEPTCEIEVEEDGRKPVLRKAFQHQPGKKRQTEDEEGKDNHCFKNTDPCRNNMDDGANNLKEASRDNPEPLKCKQWPKGTKRGLSKWRPNKERKTGFKLNLYTPPETPMEPDDQVTVEEQKETPADKTSPPSTRIEEGVEEAVEPLLPQDENGREETCAPISPNKSPAGKPEDDVVKPEEEEEEEEEEEEEGNVEKDPSGAKSQEKEEPEVCMDKEDPVRLDDHEEEEEEEEEPSHNEGHDADDEDDSHMESAEVEKEEHPREAFKEVLENQEAFLDLSVQPSHSNPEVLMDCGVDLPASCNSEPKELTGATETAPESDEEPPGEQAQKQDQKNSEEVDTEFKEGNTATLEIDSETVQAVQSLTQENGEQDDTFQDCAETQEACRSLQNYTHADQSPQISATLDDCQQSDHSSPVSSVHSHPGQSVRSVSSPSVPALENSYAQISPDQSAISVPSLQNMETSPMMDVPSVSDHSQQVVDSGFSDLGSIESTTENYENPSSYDSTMGGSICGNGSSQNSCSYSNLTSSSLTQSSCAVTQQMSNISGSCSMLQQSSISSPPTCSVKSPQGCVVERPPSGSQQLAQCSMAANFTPPMQLAEIPETGNANLGLYERMGQSDFGAGHYPQPSATFSLAKLQQLTNTLIDHSLPYSHSAAVTSYANSASLSTPLSNTGLVQLSQSPHSVPGGPQAQATMTPPPNLTPPPMNLPPPLLQRNMAASNLGISHSQRLQTQIASKGHVSMRTKSASLSPAAATHQSQIYGRSQTVAMQGPARTLTMQRGMNMSVNLMPSPAYNVNSVNMNMNTLNAMNGYSMSQPMMNSGYHSNHGYMNQTPQYPMQMQMGMMGTQPYAQQPMQTPPHSNMMYTAPGHHGYMNTGMSKQSLNGSYMRR
- the KAT6B gene encoding histone acetyltransferase KAT6B isoform X2, with protein sequence MVKLANPLYTEWILEAIQKIKKQKQRPSEERICHAVSTSHGLDKKTVSEQLELSVQDGSVLKVTNKGLASYKDPDNPGRFSSVKPGTFPKSTKGSRGSCNDLRNVDWNKLLRRAIEGLEEPNGSSLKNIEKYLRSQSDLTSTTTNPAFQQRLRLGAKRAVNNGRLLKDGPQYRVNYGGLDGKGAPKCPSAFPSSLPPVSLLPHEKDQPRADPIPICSFCLGTKESNREKKPEELLSCADCGSSGHPSCLKFCPELTTNVKALRWQCIECKTCSACRIQGKNADNMLFCDSCDRGFHMECCDPPLSRMPKGMWICQVCRPKKKGRKLLHEKAAQIKRRYAKPIGRPKNKLKQRLLSVTSDEGSMNAFTGRGSPGRGQKTKVCTTPSSGHAASGKDSSSRLAVTDPTRPGATTKITTTSTYISASTLKVNKKTKGLIDGLTKFFTPSPDGRRSRGEIIDFSKHYRPRKKVSQKQPCTSHVLAPDTEIKISIKQESTDINVIGNKDTVTEEDLDVFKQAQELSWEKIECESGVEDCGRYPSVIEFGKYEIQTWYSSPYPQEYARLPKLYLCEFCLKYMKSKNILLRHSKKCGWFHPPANEIYRRKDLSVFEVDGNMSKIYCQNLCLLAKLFLDHKTLYYDVEPFLFYVLTKNDEKGCHLVGYFSKEKLCQQKYNVSCIMIMPQHQRQGFGRFLIDFSYLLSRREGQAGSPEKPLSDLGRLSYLAYWKSVILEYLYHHHERHISIKAISRATGMCPHDIATTLQHLHMIDKRDGRFVIIRREKLILGHMEKLKTCSRTNELDPESLRWTPILISNAAVSEEEREAEKEAERLMEQASCWEKEEQEILSSRANSRQSPAKVQSKNKYLHSPESRPVAGERGQLMELSKESSEEEEEEEEEEEEEEEEEEEEEEEEEEEEENIQSSPPRLTKPQSVAIKRKRPFVLKKKRGRKRRRINSSVTTETISETTEVLNEPFDNSDEERPMPQLEPTCEIEVEEDGRKPVLRKAFQHQPGKKRQTEDEEGKDNHCFKNTDPCRNNMDDGANNLKEASRDNPEPLKCKQWPKGTKRGLSKWRPNKERKTGFKLNLYTPPETPMEPDDQVTVEEQKETPADKTSPPSTRIEEGVEEAVEPLLPQDENGREETCAPISPNKSPAGKPEDDVVKPEEEEEEEEEEEEEGNVEKDPSGAKSQEKEEPEVCMDKEDPVRLDDHEEEEEEEEEPSHNEGHDADDEDDSHMESAEVEKEEHPREAFKEVLENQEAFLDLSVQPSHSNPEVLMDCGVDLPASCNSEPKELTGATETAPESDEEPPGEQAQKQDQKNSEEVDTEFKEGNTATLEIDSETVQAVQSLTQENGEQDDTFQDCAETQEACRSLQNYTHADQSPQISATLDDCQQSDHSSPVSSVHSHPGQSVRSVSSPSVPALENSYAQISPDQSAISVPSLQNMETSPMMDVPSVSDHSQQVVDSGFSDLGSIESTTENYENPSSYDSTMGGSICGNGSSQNSCSYSNLTSSSLTQSSCAVTQQMSNISGSCSMLQQSSISSPPTCSVKSPQGCVVERPPSGSQQLAQCSMAANFTPPMQLAEIPETGNANLGLYERMGQSDFGAGHYPQPSATFSLAKLQQLTNTLIDHSLPYSHSAAVTSYANSASLSTPLSNTGLVQLSQSPHSVPGGPQAQATMTPPPNLTPPPMNLPPPLLQRNMAASNLGISHSQRLQTQIASKGHVSMRTKSASLSPAAATHQSQIYGRSQTVAMQGPARTLTMQRGMNMSVNLMPSPAYNVNSVNMNMNTLNAMNGYSMSQPMMNSGYHSNHGYMNQTPQYPMQMQMGMMGTQPYAQQPMQTPPHSNMMYTAPGHHGYMNTGMSKQSLNGSYMRR